CGAAGCTTTTCAAACGGTCAATGGGGAGAGAAAACTTATCTATCACACTAATGTAATGATGTGTTTGGGTGAAACTTTTGCAGTTATTTGTGCAGATTGTATAGATGACAAGAAAGAACGCAAAATGGTTTTAGAAAACCTAAAAAAGGATGGTAAAGAAATCATTTTAATCACAGAAGCTCAAGTAAATAATTTTGCAGGAAATATGCTTGAAGTTCGTGGAGCGGATGATAAGAGATACCTTGTAATGAGTGCTGCAGCGCATCAAAGCTTGAAACCAAAACAAATTGAACAATTAGAAAAACATGCTACAATTCTAAGTTCAAGTTTAGACACAATAGAGGCTTGCGGTGGTGGAAGTGCCAGATGCATGATGGCAGAAATATTTTTGCCTAGAGTTTAACTCATAAAAGATCTTAATTTAGAATGCCCCAAGAAGTAGAATTACTTTTTGGGGCATTTTTATTTTTTATCTTCTTTATTTACTTCATAAAATTGGTTTCGACAATTGTTATGATTGAGCTAATAATGTATTGAACCCCAATTGCAATAACAATAAAACCTACTATTCTTGAAATAGCTACAATTCCTGAAGCTCCCAGTATTTTTGCTAAATAATGAGCGCTTTTTAATGTGATGAAAATAGCAATGGCAACGGCTAAAATAGCTAAAACAGAAATAATAATATCCGATATGTTTTGGTGTTCGTGATAAAAAGCAATCAGTAATGAGATAGAACCAGGGCCAGCTAGCATTGGAATAGCAAGAGGTGTTAAAGCAATGTCGTTTCTTTTTTGCGCATCATTCTCTACCTTTTTATTTACCCCTCTTTTCTTGTTGAAATTCCCTGTTAGTAATGAAAATCCTGATGTGGCGATAATAATACCGCCAGCGATACGTAATGCTTCAATACTTATTCCAAAGAAAGACAAAACGTATTCACCAAAGAAAAACGAGATAATTAAAATGATAAAAACATTGATAGCGGTCCATAATGAAATTCTGGAACGTTCTTTTTTGTCATCGTCCATGGTGAGTCCTACAAAAATAGGAACAGTTCCAATTGGGTTTAAAACGGAGAAAAGCGCAGCAAATAAATAAATAAAAAGTTCCATGTTTTTTTGCGAAATTAGTGTGTTTGATTCAAGAAAAGAGTCTCCTTTAGTTTAAGAAAAGGTTATAATAAAAAGAAAAAGAAAATGATTTTTACTTTAGAAAAAATGAAAGATATTAATTTAATTGAAAACAAGCTATAGTATTTCACTACTTTTGCAAAAAATAAATAATTGCAATACAATGAAAAATAAAAAAACTTTAGTTCTTGGTGCTTCAACAAAACCAGAAAGATATGCTTTTAAAGCAATTACAATGCTTGTTGATAAAGGGCACTCTGTTTTGGCAATTGGGCAAAACAATGGTGAAGTAGCCGGAATTAAAATTAAGACTAAAGCGATTCCTTTGTCAAATATTGATACAATAAGTTTGTATTTAAACCCTGCTCGTCAACGTGATTATTACAATTATATAGTAGAGGCAAAGCCAAAACGTGTGATTTTTAATCCTGGAACAGAGAATCCTGAGTTGTATCAACTTTTAGAATTAAACAATATAAAGTCGGAGGTAGCGTGTACGTTAGTGCTATTGACGACTAATAGATATTAATTTTTATAGGAGCTAATTCCTGCTATCCGTTGCAATCTTTTCCTTTTTTAAAGGAAAAAAGGAAAAGGATTTC
The Flavobacterium sp. WC2421 genome window above contains:
- a CDS encoding MarC family NAAT transporter — protein: MELFIYLFAALFSVLNPIGTVPIFVGLTMDDDKKERSRISLWTAINVFIILIISFFFGEYVLSFFGISIEALRIAGGIIIATSGFSLLTGNFNKKRGVNKKVENDAQKRNDIALTPLAIPMLAGPGSISLLIAFYHEHQNISDIIISVLAILAVAIAIFITLKSAHYLAKILGASGIVAISRIVGFIVIAIGVQYIISSIITIVETNFMK
- a CDS encoding CoA-binding protein, with the translated sequence MKNKKTLVLGASTKPERYAFKAITMLVDKGHSVLAIGQNNGEVAGIKIKTKAIPLSNIDTISLYLNPARQRDYYNYIVEAKPKRVIFNPGTENPELYQLLELNNIKSEVACTLVLLTTNRY